In Oceanobacillus sp. FSL K6-2867, one DNA window encodes the following:
- the guaB gene encoding IMP dehydrogenase produces MREDKFAKEGLTFDDVLLIPGKSEVLPNAVNLSTQLTSNLKLKSPFISAGMDTVTEAEMAIAMARQGGFGVIHKNMSMEEQAEQVDRVKRSESGVITNPFFLTPDHQVYDAEHLMGKYRISGVPIVNNIEEQKLVGILTNRDLRFIQDYSIAISDVMTSENLVTSPVGTTLEEAEKLLQKYKIEKLPLVDENNILKGLITIKDIEKVIEFPNSAKDAQGRLLVAAAVGVTGDAMLRIEKLVEAGVDAIVIDTAHGHSKGVLDQLKAVRAAYPDLDIIAGNVATAEGTKALIEAGASVVKVGIGPGSICTTRVVAGVGMPQITAVHDCATAAAEYGVPVIADGGIKYSGDIVKALAAGAHAVMIGSMFAGTTESPGETEIYQGRKYKVYRGMGSVGAMKAGSKDRYFQSDSDNKKLVPEGIEGRVAYKGALADTFHQLIGGLRSGMGYCGTGTIDALRNDAQFVRITGAGLRESHPHDVQITKEAPNYSVN; encoded by the coding sequence ATGAGAGAAGATAAGTTTGCAAAAGAGGGTTTAACATTTGATGATGTATTATTAATTCCAGGGAAATCAGAGGTTTTGCCTAATGCCGTTAATCTTAGTACACAGCTTACATCCAATTTGAAGTTAAAATCCCCATTCATTAGTGCTGGTATGGATACTGTTACAGAAGCAGAAATGGCAATTGCAATGGCACGACAAGGGGGATTTGGTGTCATTCATAAAAACATGTCGATGGAGGAGCAGGCAGAGCAGGTAGATCGTGTTAAACGTTCTGAAAGTGGCGTTATTACAAACCCATTTTTCCTTACACCTGATCACCAAGTGTATGATGCAGAGCATTTAATGGGCAAATACCGCATCTCTGGTGTACCAATTGTGAACAACATCGAGGAACAAAAGCTTGTAGGAATTTTAACAAACCGTGATTTGCGCTTTATTCAAGATTATTCAATTGCTATTTCAGATGTAATGACAAGTGAAAACCTTGTTACTTCTCCAGTTGGGACAACATTAGAAGAGGCGGAAAAACTTCTCCAGAAATATAAAATTGAAAAGCTGCCACTTGTTGACGAAAACAATATTTTAAAAGGTTTAATCACGATTAAAGATATTGAAAAGGTAATTGAGTTCCCGAATTCCGCAAAGGATGCACAAGGTCGCTTACTCGTTGCTGCTGCAGTTGGGGTAACAGGAGACGCAATGCTGCGGATTGAAAAGCTTGTTGAAGCAGGGGTCGATGCTATCGTAATTGATACCGCACATGGCCATTCAAAGGGAGTTCTTGATCAATTAAAAGCTGTACGTGCTGCGTATCCTGATTTGGATATTATTGCAGGAAATGTTGCCACTGCTGAAGGAACAAAGGCGTTAATTGAAGCTGGAGCATCTGTTGTAAAAGTTGGAATTGGACCTGGATCAATTTGTACAACTCGAGTGGTAGCTGGTGTTGGTATGCCACAAATTACTGCAGTGCATGATTGTGCTACAGCAGCAGCCGAATACGGAGTTCCGGTTATCGCAGATGGAGGAATTAAGTATTCTGGTGATATTGTAAAAGCATTGGCTGCTGGCGCACATGCAGTTATGATTGGCAGTATGTTTGCAGGGACAACGGAAAGCCCTGGAGAAACAGAAATCTATCAAGGCAGAAAATATAAAGTATATCGTGGCATGGGTTCTGTTGGAGCAATGAAAGCAGGCTCCAAAGACCGTTACTTCCAAAGTGACTCAGATAACAAAAAGCTTGTTCCAGAAGGTATTGAAGGGCGAGTTGCTTATAAAGGTGCACTTGCAGATACGTTCCATCAGTTAATTGGCGGATTACGCTCTGGTATGGGATATTGCGGAACAGGAACAATTGATGCGTTACGCAATGATGCACAGTTTGTACGCATAACAGGTGCTGGACTGCGTGAGAGCCATCCCCATGATGTACAAATTACAAAAGAAGCACCAAACTATTCGGTTAATTAA
- a CDS encoding YaaC family protein: MIKVDEFYTFLNAQQNAQNFLYQCYLGMDDAESKSYQNYSTFMYLLDHSQRFYENGRKADELVQPVLYFYGLVHLLKAYLLTKRPDYPESTTQLAHGVTARKRKKKFYTFTDDEVKVQQHGMFPYFSEHLYSIKRMPFEKIRMEVLFSLLPEMNDFFALQKQEKLAAVGSANSVHLHFPTKLLDNYHLTEKAFIARIQNYLPTIKAIKSGKLMIDIQLEDYVDYSNGPFFKHLETDQLYFPAYRDALLPISEVMIHYLLLFNLSMLCRYESEWWGDLFVSKADMDYPLIHHFLQITAQKIPQQIGSELLAMKMQNDLR; encoded by the coding sequence ATGATAAAAGTCGATGAGTTTTATACGTTTTTAAACGCACAGCAAAATGCCCAAAACTTCCTGTATCAATGTTATTTGGGAATGGACGATGCCGAATCAAAAAGTTACCAGAACTATAGCACCTTCATGTATTTGCTCGATCACAGTCAGCGTTTTTATGAAAATGGGAGAAAAGCTGATGAGCTTGTTCAGCCTGTTTTATATTTTTACGGGCTGGTGCATTTATTAAAAGCATACCTCCTTACAAAACGTCCTGATTATCCAGAATCAACCACTCAGCTGGCTCACGGCGTAACTGCAAGGAAACGGAAGAAAAAATTCTATACATTTACAGATGATGAAGTAAAAGTACAGCAGCATGGCATGTTCCCTTATTTTTCAGAGCATTTGTATTCTATAAAAAGGATGCCTTTTGAAAAAATTCGCATGGAGGTTTTGTTTAGCTTGCTGCCGGAAATGAACGATTTCTTTGCCTTGCAAAAACAGGAAAAATTAGCTGCAGTCGGCTCAGCAAACTCTGTTCATCTGCATTTCCCAACGAAACTGTTAGATAACTATCATTTAACGGAAAAGGCATTTATAGCACGGATACAAAACTATCTCCCAACTATAAAAGCGATTAAGTCTGGAAAGTTAATGATTGATATTCAGCTTGAAGATTACGTTGATTATTCGAATGGGCCATTTTTTAAGCATCTGGAGACCGATCAGCTTTATTTTCCAGCATACCGGGATGCTTTACTGCCTATTTCAGAGGTAATGATTCATTATTTGCTGCTTTTCAACCTTAGTATGCTCTGTCGCTACGAGTCTGAATGGTGGGGGGATTTATTCGTATCCAAAGCAGATATGGATTATCCACTAATCCATCATTTCTTGCAAATTACTGCACAGAAAATTCCACAGCAAATCGGGTCCGAACTGCTCGCGATGAAAATGCAAAATGACTTACGTTAA
- a CDS encoding HD-GYP domain-containing protein, translating to MRVEPSQLIPGCVLLKEVRGKTNRPIIPEHTVLTEKHIVILEKFLVESVDVASTLSNGETFQGRPVQKKEKQQVKRKNTYDRQKTLPFAEHYIDVATAYKQQFQKWQNGMPIDISIVRKLIMPLLERTETMDTEKIYRLHTYSTKEDYIYFHSVAVSLLSAFIGRKMGLSKGEWLQSGIAGLLSNCGMARLDFSTLTKKGTLTPGEWKEFKNHPTYSYRMIEHLPTITAGVKLGVLQHHERLDGTGYPLGITNEKIHLFAKLIAVSDTYVALTSERMHAKRKNLFQAIEVVEKDKYMKLDAQVLNILIDNFAHFSIGLDVILSNGKHGEIVFMETTKPTKPMIRITEDDTVISLEQMPELYIKEIVGS from the coding sequence ATGCGAGTAGAGCCTTCACAATTAATTCCAGGCTGTGTATTACTGAAGGAAGTAAGGGGTAAAACGAATCGTCCAATTATCCCGGAACATACTGTATTAACAGAAAAACATATTGTTATACTGGAAAAGTTCCTTGTTGAATCAGTAGATGTTGCATCCACCCTTTCGAACGGAGAAACTTTTCAAGGAAGACCAGTTCAGAAGAAGGAAAAGCAGCAGGTAAAAAGGAAAAATACGTATGATCGTCAAAAGACACTTCCATTTGCTGAGCACTATATAGATGTAGCGACTGCATATAAACAACAGTTCCAAAAATGGCAAAATGGAATGCCAATTGATATTTCGATTGTCCGTAAATTAATAATGCCACTATTGGAACGTACAGAAACAATGGATACCGAAAAAATTTATCGGCTGCATACATATAGTACGAAAGAAGATTATATATACTTCCATAGTGTTGCAGTTTCCCTCCTCTCAGCATTTATTGGAAGGAAAATGGGGCTTTCAAAAGGAGAATGGCTTCAAAGTGGTATTGCTGGATTATTAAGTAATTGCGGAATGGCACGGTTGGATTTCTCTACCCTGACTAAGAAGGGCACCTTAACACCAGGCGAATGGAAGGAATTCAAAAACCATCCTACGTATTCGTATCGAATGATCGAGCATTTACCGACAATCACAGCAGGAGTAAAATTAGGGGTCCTCCAGCATCATGAACGTCTGGATGGCACTGGTTATCCACTAGGTATAACAAATGAAAAAATCCACCTGTTTGCTAAACTTATTGCGGTGAGTGATACTTATGTTGCGTTAACAAGCGAGCGCATGCATGCAAAAAGAAAAAATCTGTTTCAGGCAATAGAAGTGGTCGAAAAAGACAAATATATGAAACTTGATGCACAGGTGTTAAACATATTGATTGATAATTTTGCTCATTTTTCCATTGGATTGGATGTAATCCTTTCCAATGGAAAGCATGGCGAAATTGTTTTTATGGAAACAACTAAACCAACAAAGCCAATGATTCGAATTACAGAAGATGATACGGTTATTTCATTGGAGCAAATGCCTGAGCTGTATATTAAAGAAATAGTAGGGAGCTAG